Genomic DNA from Vibrio vulnificus CMCP6:
TAGCGATTTGAAATTTGCTGGTAAATCGATCAAGACGCATAGCTACCTTCCTAACCTCAACTGAAGTAAATTCTTTAATCAGTATGAAAGATGGCTACGCAAAAATCGTTTTTCAAGGGGGAATTAAAAACTAACGCTCGGTAAATTAAACTGACGTTATTCAAACCAGATAAAGCTCGCTTGACGTCCAGTGACACCTTCGCGACGGTAAGAATAGAAGCGTGAATCTTGATAGGTACACAATTCAGAAGAGTAAATCGCCTCAACCCCTATTGAAGAGAGACGAATACGCGCCAGCTGATCCATATCAGCCAACCACTTATTTGGTGTGATATGAGTAGAAAACGCATTCACTGCTTGAGGGTGTTGTTGGCAAAAAGCCTCCACCACATCCTCTCCGACTTCAAAAGCCTGAGGACCGATCGCAGGGCCAAGCCAAATCAGCACATCTTGTGAAAAGTGACGAAGTGCTTCCTCAACGATCCCGCCCGCCAAACCACGCCAACCCGCATGCACGGCGGCAACTTGCGTCCCTGAGGTATTGGTGATTAAAACGGGTAAACAATCGGCAGTCATCGCACTGCAAACGACATCAGAGGAATGAGTAAAAACCCCATCAGCATCAAGGATTACTTCGGTTGGTCCTGTTGCTTCAATCACCGTCGTAGAATGAGTTTGATTGAGCCAAATCGGTGCACTCGGCATCTGAGCCTGTTCGGCTAACCATTGACGATTTCTCATTACTATTGAAAAATCATCCCCAACATGTGTGCCTAAGTTCAAACCAGTGTAAACACCCGTCGAATAGCCACCTTGGCGAGTCGACGATAATGCTTTGACATTCTTAGGCGCAGGCCAGTTGGGGATAAGCATCAATCAGTACTCGTCTGGTAAACCATGCTCTTGTGCATCACGACGTAAAGTTTCAGTCAACTCAACCATATCGTCTGGCACCGGCGCATGGAACTCCATCTCTTCACCTGTGATCGGATGCTCAAAGCGCAGCATCACTGCATGAAGCGCTTGGCGATCAAAGTTTCGGATCATTGCCGTAACGTCTTCAGAAGCGCCCGCTGGAATTCGAGCACGCCCACCGTAAGCCGCATCACCTAATAATGGATGTTGTAGGTAAGACATATGCACACGAATCTGGTGAGTACGGCCAGTTTCAAGACGCAAACGGATACGCGTGTGCTCTCGGAAATGCTCCGCCACTCGGAAATGCGTCACAGCAGGCTTACCCATGGGGCTCACCGCCATTAAGGTACGTTTTGTTGCATGGCGGCCAATCGGTTTATCGACTTTGCCCCCCGCCGTCATTCGGCCAATGGCAATGGCTTCGTATTCACGCGTAATATTGCGTTTTTGAAGAGCACGCACCAAACGTGTTTGTGCCGGTACGGTTTTCGCCACAACCATCAGACCCGTGGTGTCTTTGTCCAAACGGTGAACAATACCTGCACGCGGCACTTCCGCCACTTCAGGACAATGGAACAACAATGCGTTTAACACTGTACCGTCTGGCGTACCAGCCCCTGGGTGGACGACAAAATCACGAGGCTTATTGATCACTAAGATATCGTCATCTTCATAGACAATATCCAGTGGAATATCTTGCGCTTCCCAGCGCACTTCATCTTCCAGCTCGGCCAAAACAGTAATCACTTCCCCACCCATTACTTTCGTTCTAGGTTTGGTGACTACGTTACCGTCCACTGTGACTTTTCCGTCAAGCAACCATTCTTTCAGGCGCGAGCGAGAAAAGTCAGCGAACAACTCTGCGATAGCTTGATCTAGGCGTTGGCCTAATTGGCTATCTTTTACGGTATTTGTTAATTCAATCTGCTGAGCCATATCGAACTTTTTTAAAAACTGTGAGACTAATGCTCACTACTGTGGAAAAATAGTGTATTGCAACATTGTATCTGTTACTGACAAGAAAGTAACGGAAGCTTAAGAAATATTTAGAATCAAGGAATCGACTCCTGACATGAAACACCATACTTTAGCAGGCCTGCTCGCGGTATCAGTGTTGTTTGGCTGTTCAAGCAGTGAACAAATTGTGCCGGATGTGCCACCAGCAGAGCTGTATGCAGAAGCACAAACCTCTCTTCAAGGAGGAAACTGGCTCACAGCGATTGAGAAACTAGAAGCGCTAGATTCCCGCTACCCTTTTGGTGCTTACTCAGAACAAGTACAACTTGATTTGATTTACGCCTATTACAAGAACGATGATTTGGCTTTGGGTCTGGCGACCATTTCGCGTTTTACGCGTTTAAATCCAACACACGAAAAAATGGACTGGGTGCTGTACATGCGTGGTCTCACCCATATGGCACAAGATCGTAACTTCATGCACGACTTGTTTAACATTGATCGTAGCGATCGCGATCCTGAGCCAGTCAAACAAGCTTTTGATGATTTCAAAAAACTGCTTGAGCGCTATCCAAACAGCCCATATGCGGAAGATTCTCAAAAACGCATGTTTGCTCTTAAAAACCGTTTAGCAGAATATGATCTAGCAACCGCCGATTACTATCTGCGTCGTGAAGCTTGGATTGCAGCCATCAATCGTTCTCAGGAGTTGCAGAAAACCTATCCAGATACCATCGCTGCGAGAAAATCACTCAAAATCCAGCTTGAGGCGTATAAACAATTAGGTTTACAAGATGCCATCGCACGCACTGAAGAGTTGATACGTCTGAATCCGCTCTAATGCCACGATGACAAGAAACACAAAACGCCGCTATACAGCGGCGTTTTTATATGAATCATAGTGACAAAGATCACAAATCGATATTGGTTACTTTTTGATACAACTCGTTATTTAAGCTGAACAACTCCCCTGAAAACCAGTTGAATTTCAGCCATCTACTCTACCCAATCTACTGTTTTCCTATCGAAGCACAAGCTTTTTTCAAAGAAAAAACGACAAGGCTTGCGAAAGATCACATTCCTCTTGAACAATAAAAAACGCCCACCAAAATGTGATTTATATCACACTCTTTTATCCTTAAAATCGTAATCTGGAGTCAACCCATGAGGGATGCAACAGAGGAAACGCATTTATGAAACTAAACATCACTGGTAAAAACATCGAAATCACCTCTGCTATCCGCAATCACATTGAGAGCAAATTTAAAAAGCTAGAAAAATGGCAAACCGACATTATTAGTTGTCAAACGACCTTTAGTGAAGAACCTGGAAAACAGATGAAGTTCGAGGCCGTGATTAAGGTTCCTAAAGGACAGCTAATTGCTTCCGCGATTCATGAAGATCTATACGCAGCCATCAACGAGGTGGAACAAAAACTAGAACGACAATTGAACAAACTGCAACATAAGCCTGATGCACGTCGAGCTGAAAAACCAGAAGTCGTAGAAGAAGAGTAATCAACAACCAGATTGAGGGAATGGCGCCAAAAGGCGCCATTTTTTTGCTTGACGCTCAATGCTGGCTTGCTTATTGTGTTCCCACATTCACAAAAGTTTACTATTTATGCAAATCCACTCTCTGTTTAGTTTTGACTTCTTTTTTCTTCGATAGCGGAGGGGCTAACTCGTTTGTGAAAGAAAAGTCAAAAACAAACAGAAAGCCTCCCACATCGGGGGGCTTTTTTATTAAGGAAATGAGCGATGACTGAACAGCCACTTTCTCTCGATGAGATTCGTTTGCGATTAAATGATTTAGATGACCAACTACTCAGCTTGCTCTCTGAGCGTCGCAAGCTCAGCATTGAAGTTGCTAAAAGCAAAGTTGAAACCTCGAAACCAGTCAGAGACGCCTCGCGTGAACAACAATTACTGGTAAAACTGATCACCAATGGCCGTGAGAAATATCAGCTCGACGCTCAGTACATCACCAAGCTGTTCCATACCATTATTGAAGATTCGGTGCTGCTACAGCAATCGTACCTGCAAAACCTGCTCAACCCTGAGCAGAGCAGAAAGCCTCTCGCTCGAGTCGCATTTCTAGGCTCTAAGGGCTCCTACTCGCATCTGGCAAGCCGTGAGTACTTTAGTCGCAAAAACACTGAACTGATCGAACTCAATTGCGATCACTTCAAAGAAGTCACCCAAACCGTGGAATCGGGCCACGCAGATTTTGGCGTTTTGCCGATTGAAAACACCAGTTCAGGCTCGATCAACGAAGTTTACGATTTACTGCAACATACCACGCTCTACATCGTTGGCGAGCTGACGCAACCCATTGAGCATTGCCTAGTGGCCACCAAAGATGTGCGTCTCGAAGAAATAAAAGTGCTTTACTCTCATCCACAGCCTCATCAGCAATGCAGCGAGTTTTTGGGCCGTCTTAAAGGCGTTACCCTCAAATCGTGCGCGAGCACTGCCGATGCGATGAAGAAAGTACAAGAGCTAAACCGTGATGATGTGGCGGCGATTGGCAACGCATCCAGTGGCAAACTTTACGGGCTGCAACCGATTCAGGGCAACATCGCCAACCAAACGGAGAACCACACACGTTTTATTGTCGTGGCACGTAAGCCAGTTGAAGTGTCCGCGCAGATCCCAGCCAAGACCACACTGATCATGTCTACCTCGCAAAAGGCGGGTTCGTTGGTGGAAACCTTGTTGGTGTTACAACGCTATGGCATCAACATGACCAAGCTAGAATCGCGTCCTATCATGGGCAACCCTTGGGAAGAAATGTTCTATGTCGATCTCGAAGCACATCTTGATTCTGAAGAGATGCAACTGGCCCTTGGAGAACTCACTAAGATCACCAAACATCTGAAAGTGCTTGGTTGCTACCCAAGTGAAAACGTTAAACCCACCCAAGTTAAACTGAGCTAAAAGTACAGAATGAGCAAAAAGATCATGGCAACTCAAAAAGTCATTATTGCTTCGCTGAACCCAGCCAAAATCACCGCAGTGGAAAGCGCGTTCACAAGCGCCTTTCCCAACGGTACCTTTGAGTTTGTGGGAGTGAATGTCCCTAGTGAAGTGGCCGATCAGCCAATGAGCGACAGCGAAACTCACCTTGGTGCTCTTAATCGAGTCAGAAATGCTAAGGCTTGCCGAGCAGACGGTGCATTTTATGTTGGTTTGGAGGCGGGCATTGATGGTAACGTCACCTTCGCTTGGACGGTGATTGAATCTCACACTCATCGTGGCGAATCTCGTTCAGCCAGTTTGATGTTGCCACCGAATGTCATTGCCAAATTGGCCAATGCAAACGAGCTGGGTGATGTGATGGATGAGGTGTTTGGCACCGAGAATATTAAACAAAAAGGTGGAGCGATCAGTTTATTGACGCAAAACCAGCTCACTCGTAGCTCGGTCTACCATCAAGCGTTAATCTTAGCCTTAATTCCTTTTACCAATCCTGAGCATTTCCCTGCCAATTTAAGCTAGGATGGGAACTCAAGAGCAAAAAAGGCGGTATCAACCGCCTTTTTTCGTCCCTTCCAATAACTGATTCAAGCGCGCTTTATCTTCATCTGACTTTAACTTCAGCTCATTGGAACCTCGAGTAATGGTCGCAATACCAACGCCCAACATTTGGCTGATTTGTCGCTGGGAAAGCTCGCCTTTCAATAACTCACGAACGATGTTCACTCTAGACACTAAAGCTTCACGTTCGTCAGGCGTCATCAGCATCGTCAATAACATATCATGCTGCTTTTGTTCGACACTGTGCTTGACCAAATCCACAATTTGTTGCCAGTCTGTATATTCTGGTTGTTGCGACATTACTCTTTACCTATCTCAGTATTTAGTCTCAAGCTCATGCTGATTTAGGAACGCACCATCTACCCCGAGAATGTCTCGATAATAGGTTTCAAACATCAGGATATTTTGTACATACCCACGCGTTTCTTTAAATGGAATGGCTTCAATGAACGCGTACGCATCCAATTTCCCGCCAGTACGTTCACGCCAGCTTTTTACTCGATGTGGACCTGCATTATAAGCGGCAAACGCAAAAATTCGATTATTATCGTACTGTTCCAATAAACCATTGAGATAATGGCTGCCAATTTCGATGTTCTTACCGACTTGGTATAAGTCATCAGAACCTTCATAGCTCAATTGATACTTCTTTGCTGTGTACTTCGCAGTGGACGGCATAATTTGCATGATACCGCGAGCCCCCACAGGAGAGGTGGCTT
This window encodes:
- a CDS encoding outer membrane protein assembly factor BamD; the protein is MKHHTLAGLLAVSVLFGCSSSEQIVPDVPPAELYAEAQTSLQGGNWLTAIEKLEALDSRYPFGAYSEQVQLDLIYAYYKNDDLALGLATISRFTRLNPTHEKMDWVLYMRGLTHMAQDRNFMHDLFNIDRSDRDPEPVKQAFDDFKKLLERYPNSPYAEDSQKRMFALKNRLAEYDLATADYYLRREAWIAAINRSQELQKTYPDTIAARKSLKIQLEAYKQLGLQDAIARTEELIRLNPL
- the trpR gene encoding trp operon repressor, giving the protein MSQQPEYTDWQQIVDLVKHSVEQKQHDMLLTMLMTPDEREALVSRVNIVRELLKGELSQRQISQMLGVGIATITRGSNELKLKSDEDKARLNQLLEGTKKGG
- the pgeF gene encoding peptidoglycan editing factor PgeF; translated protein: MLIPNWPAPKNVKALSSTRQGGYSTGVYTGLNLGTHVGDDFSIVMRNRQWLAEQAQMPSAPIWLNQTHSTTVIEATGPTEVILDADGVFTHSSDVVCSAMTADCLPVLITNTSGTQVAAVHAGWRGLAGGIVEEALRHFSQDVLIWLGPAIGPQAFEVGEDVVEAFCQQHPQAVNAFSTHITPNKWLADMDQLARIRLSSIGVEAIYSSELCTYQDSRFYSYRREGVTGRQASFIWFE
- the rluD gene encoding 23S rRNA pseudouridine(1911/1915/1917) synthase RluD, whose product is MAQQIELTNTVKDSQLGQRLDQAIAELFADFSRSRLKEWLLDGKVTVDGNVVTKPRTKVMGGEVITVLAELEDEVRWEAQDIPLDIVYEDDDILVINKPRDFVVHPGAGTPDGTVLNALLFHCPEVAEVPRAGIVHRLDKDTTGLMVVAKTVPAQTRLVRALQKRNITREYEAIAIGRMTAGGKVDKPIGRHATKRTLMAVSPMGKPAVTHFRVAEHFREHTRIRLRLETGRTHQIRVHMSYLQHPLLGDAAYGGRARIPAGASEDVTAMIRNFDRQALHAVMLRFEHPITGEEMEFHAPVPDDMVELTETLRRDAQEHGLPDEY
- the hpf gene encoding ribosome hibernation-promoting factor, HPF/YfiA family, yielding MKLNITGKNIEITSAIRNHIESKFKKLEKWQTDIISCQTTFSEEPGKQMKFEAVIKVPKGQLIASAIHEDLYAAINEVEQKLERQLNKLQHKPDARRAEKPEVVEEE
- the yjjX gene encoding inosine/xanthosine triphosphatase; protein product: MATQKVIIASLNPAKITAVESAFTSAFPNGTFEFVGVNVPSEVADQPMSDSETHLGALNRVRNAKACRADGAFYVGLEAGIDGNVTFAWTVIESHTHRGESRSASLMLPPNVIAKLANANELGDVMDEVFGTENIKQKGGAISLLTQNQLTRSSVYHQALILALIPFTNPEHFPANLS
- the pheA gene encoding prephenate dehydratase, whose amino-acid sequence is MTEQPLSLDEIRLRLNDLDDQLLSLLSERRKLSIEVAKSKVETSKPVRDASREQQLLVKLITNGREKYQLDAQYITKLFHTIIEDSVLLQQSYLQNLLNPEQSRKPLARVAFLGSKGSYSHLASREYFSRKNTELIELNCDHFKEVTQTVESGHADFGVLPIENTSSGSINEVYDLLQHTTLYIVGELTQPIEHCLVATKDVRLEEIKVLYSHPQPHQQCSEFLGRLKGVTLKSCASTADAMKKVQELNRDDVAAIGNASSGKLYGLQPIQGNIANQTENHTRFIVVARKPVEVSAQIPAKTTLIMSTSQKAGSLVETLLVLQRYGINMTKLESRPIMGNPWEEMFYVDLEAHLDSEEMQLALGELTKITKHLKVLGCYPSENVKPTQVKLS